CATCAGCTTTTCGGAAAGAGCTTTCACTATAAACTCTAACTTCATTCGTGAAAGAGGTATGCGGAAATTCGACTCCATAGACGCGGCTATGAATAACCTCTGCCCCCAGCGCTTTTGCATAATTCAAGAGATAGCGGTCCATTTCTACTCTTCGTACAGTATAGAAAGGTTTATTATCTTCTCTTCTTATAAGGTCGATTTCTTCTTCATCCGTACAGAGGACATACTTCTCTATTCTGCTTCTAAAAATAGCTTGAGGCATATTTACGCCAACAAGCGAATATAGGACTCTCATAGCGTCAGGAGAAAGAATTCCCATACACTGATTAAAGTGATTCGAAAAATCTTTGCCCTCAAAAATTGTAACCTTGATGTCTCTCTTCTTTTCAGCAGCTAACTTTAGAAGTGTAATCGCACAGCTTGCCCCGGCAGGCCCTCCTCCTATTATCAGCACCCGTCCCCCTTTATCAAGCGTATAGTGAGGTACAGCAATAATTTTTCTCCGAATCTTTTGCTTTATTTCTTCAGATTCATTGGTGCTCTTTTTCCCTTTCTTCAATTCAGAAAAAAGATTAACAAAAAACTGCAGAAAAAAGGTAAAAAGGAGTCTTGGATGAAGACTTCTCAATAAAATCCATTTATAGGGGGCTTCACCACTGAAAAAATACCACATACATTTACTCATATGCCGCGATGACGGCAAGGTACGGTTATGCTCGATATCAGCCACGGATGCCTGAAGAGAAGCCAAGAATCTATTATTCGCTACATGGTCATTGATGAAGAACATTATCTTGCCGTATTTGTTGTCAATATTGAACATTCTGCGGCATTTTTTATAGAAATGCTTTTTCAGTGATCCTGCGTCGATACCATAGTTGACAACTGCATCAGCGGCAAAAAAGGCAGTATAATATGCCGACTCGATACCGTTTTTAAGATACCTTGAATCACAGGCATCACCAATGATTGCCATTCTGTCATAGTAGGGTTGTTTAGCTGAAGTTACCGGAAGCTTTGGGTGACAATGGCATACAATATTCTCAACAGAAGGCAGATAATTTTTTATTTCACTGTTTTGAATTGCATCTTTGAGGTCGGCAATTTTAACATGTTCACCAATTGCCGTAAGGGTAAGAATATTCTTTTTAGGAGTAATGGCAATAAACTTCAGCTTTTTATCGCCAAAGTTGAAGAGATGAATCATATTGCCAAGTTTCTTATCAACAAATTCTTCATCTACGACAATTTCTGCCTGGCATGCATGCCAAGTGGCAGGCGGAACATAACCAAAAGGAATTTTTTTATGAAAATTTGTATTGACGCCGAAAGCACCTGCAACAAAATCGTATTCTATCTCTTTCTCATCTTCATTTGCCACCAAGGAGATGCCGCTATTCCCATTTATCCTTATCTCTTTTACGACTTCCTTTTTCCAACAGGCGCCTTCTTCAACGACTTTATCCAACAACAAACGGTCGAAGCTTGCATATCCTTCTTCTGACGAAAGAGGACCTATTCCACGAAAAACTGAATAGATAGGAGTATTCGGGTCTTTGTAAAGAGTAATGAATCTTTCTTTCAAATGAAAGGCATATCCATTTATTTCCTGCCGAACAGACCTTTCATCGAGATTGATACCTTCATCGAAAAGCTTTTTGATCACCTTATAACCAAGTACGCCTGCGCACATATTGCAGTCGCGAGGAAGATTTGTTGAAAATGATTTGCCATCGTAGATATCTATGCTTCCAGTTATTCCCTTCTTGCGGGAAAGTTTTATCAGGAAATGCGCAAACAAACTCCCTGCCGGACCACCGCCAATGACAGCGGCTTTAAAACCATCATTGAGTTTTATTCTGCCGCTCATACTTACTTTTAAATATACTCTATTTTCCTGTTTTTTAAAAGGAGATTAAAGTATAATTGATATTTGCAAAATTTAAGAAAGATTATTTTCAAATAGTAAAGCCGTAAAGGAGAAAAAGATGCGAGAAATAGTAACAATGTGGAAATATACAAAAATGGTAGTCCTTTGCGCTATTACAGCCGCAATCTTTGCTGCAATTTTGATACCTATGAAAAGCATTCCGATTATTCCCGGCTCGACGGAGATTCGGCCTGCTTCGGTAATACCCGTTGTTTTTGGAATACTTTTTGGGCCTGCAGGTGCTTGGGGCTCTGCCATTGGCAATCTTATAGGAGATTTTTTTGGCACTCTTGGTATAGGCACAATTTTCGGCTTCATTGGAAATTTCTTTTTCAGTCTAACGGCTTATCGTTTAATAAATGCAAGGGAAATCTATCATAATTACTGGCAGAAGGAGAGCAAACTTATCTTTTGTTCTTTTTTTCTTTATGTTGGAGTTGTATCGAGTGCCGCCTGTGCCGCTTTCATTGCTTGGGGTCTTGATATTTTAGGGCTTGTCCCCTTTTCAGTGCTTGGCTCGATTATCTTTATCAATAATGTTATTGTTTCAGTTGTTCTTGGACCGCTCGTTTTTTTGGTCCTTTACCCAAGAATTGAACGATGGGATATGCTATGGACTGATATACTCAAAGAATCAGATTTTAGAAAATGCACTGCATCAAAAACATCAAAGATTCTTATTGTCGTTGGAAGTTTAGGCGCATTTACATCAGGAATAATTGTCTCCTCCGGATTCTCAGGCAAAATTCCTTTCTTTTCTCAAAAAATTTGGTTTCTTGAAAACGGCACAGGAATAACTGTTTTCCCTTTCCTCATCATTACAATTGTTGGATGCATAATGGCGTAAAACTGATATGGCTGAAAAAAGAAAATCCTTTTTGAAAGTTGATGCAGTAACCTTTTCATACAAAAATTCCAAAATGAAACAGCTAAACAATATTTCCTTCACTATTGGTGAAGGAGAATTTGTGGCAATCCTTGGAAAAAGCGGTGCAGGAAAATCAACCCTTCTCTTGACATTGAATGGATTAATACCTCTTTTCATAAAAGGGGAATTCAGCGGAAGCGTTTATTTGAACGAAATGAACATATCGGAAAGTTCCCTTGCAGAAACATCCCAAAAAGTGGGGATCGTATTTCAGGACTTTGAATCTCAACTCTTTTCAACAAGTGTTGACCTTGAAGTGGCATTTGGGCTTGAAAATCTTGGTATTGGAAGGGAAGAAATCGAGAAATCCATATCAAATTACCTTGCTCTTACAGGGTTATCCGGATTTGAAAATCGCCAGCCGGCAATGCTTTCAGGCGGTGAAAAACAACGCTTAGCTATTGCTTCTATGCTTGCAATGGAACCTCGTTTGATATGTTTGGATGAACCTACGACTGACCTTGATCCGGAAGGGAAAGAAAGCATCTTTTCCCTTATGAAAAAAATCAAAGAAGACAACAAAAGAACAATTGTTGCAGTAGAGCATGAAACTGATGAACTTTTATATGCAGACAGATGCATCGTTTTGGAAGAAGGAAAAATAGTTGCTGATGAATGTGCTGAAGAAATATTCAAAAGAATCGACTTTCTCGAAAGCCACGGAATAATGCCGCCTCAACTTGCAGAGTTATCGCAAATCACAAATTCAAAAAAAATCTTTAGAAATGAAGAAGAGGCAGTGCAGTGGATAAATGAAATCGGCTATGAAATAGATTATGGAGCATTTTCTAAAATCAAGAAGGAAGAAGAAGATTACTTTAGAAAAGTTTCGAATTCTGAGCCGGAAATCCAACTTGACAATGTCAGTTTTGCTTACAACGGCAAAAACTATGTATTGAATAATGTATCCAATGAATTTAAAAAGGGAGAAATAACAGCCATTGCAGGAGGAAACGGCAGCGGCAAAACAACTCTCATAAAACATTTCAATGGTCTTTTAAAGCCAACAAAAGGAACGGTGAAATTAAAGGGAAAAGATATTTCAGGATACAACAGCTTGGAATTAGCCCAAAGAGCAGGATTTGTCTTTCAAAACCCTGACTGCCAGATTTTTTCGGAAACAGTAAGAGCAGAAGTGGAATTTACACCCAAACTCTTAGGGCTCAGCAAGAAGGCAATAGAAGAAAGAGTAGATAGCGCTTTGAGAGCAGTTGGGCTTTCAGATTTTGCTGAATACGACCCCTTTGTCCTTACCAAAGGAGAAAGACAAAAGATTGCCGTAGCCTCTGTCCTTGCCGCGCAGAGCAATATCATCATCCTTGACGAACCTACGACAGGCCTTGACTATAATGAGCTAAAAGGGATGATGAACCTTCTCTTAGCATTAAACAAGAAGGGACACACTATAATTATGGTGACCCATTCTATGTATGTAATAAGCAATTATGCCCAGCGTCTCATCATAATGAAAAATGGAGAAGCTGTTTTCGACGGAAAAACACGGGATGCCTTTGAAAATGAAAAAATTCTTTCAGAAAATCACATAAAGATGCCTGCTGTTTGCAAGATTTCAGCAATGCTTGGCTGCAGAGTCAAAAATCTTGAAGAGTTCAAAAAAGTGTTTAAAATTAACAAATATGGCAGGTGAGAAAGAAAAATAAAGGGAGAAAGAAAAATTAAAATCGACTCTATCAGTTTTTTGGCACGAATATTGCATATATAATTAAATTTAGCTCTTTTTTAAAAAAAAAAGATGAATAAAGGACCTGAGATACTCATAGTTGATGACAACAAAAGCTTCAGAAAAGGATTGAATCTTTCCTTTTCGCAAGAGGGATATTCTGTAACGGAAGCAGAAAATGGACTTCAAGCATTGGAAAAAATCGATGAGCAACGATTCGATGTAATCATTGCTGACATCAAAATGCCCGGGCTCGATGGCATTGGATTTTTGAAAAAGGTTCAAGAATCTGAAATAGA
This Candidatus Schekmanbacteria bacterium DNA region includes the following protein-coding sequences:
- a CDS encoding QueT transporter family protein; protein product: MREIVTMWKYTKMVVLCAITAAIFAAILIPMKSIPIIPGSTEIRPASVIPVVFGILFGPAGAWGSAIGNLIGDFFGTLGIGTIFGFIGNFFFSLTAYRLINAREIYHNYWQKESKLIFCSFFLYVGVVSSAACAAFIAWGLDILGLVPFSVLGSIIFINNVIVSVVLGPLVFLVLYPRIERWDMLWTDILKESDFRKCTASKTSKILIVVGSLGAFTSGIIVSSGFSGKIPFFSQKIWFLENGTGITVFPFLIITIVGCIMA
- a CDS encoding ATP-binding cassette domain-containing protein is translated as MAEKRKSFLKVDAVTFSYKNSKMKQLNNISFTIGEGEFVAILGKSGAGKSTLLLTLNGLIPLFIKGEFSGSVYLNEMNISESSLAETSQKVGIVFQDFESQLFSTSVDLEVAFGLENLGIGREEIEKSISNYLALTGLSGFENRQPAMLSGGEKQRLAIASMLAMEPRLICLDEPTTDLDPEGKESIFSLMKKIKEDNKRTIVAVEHETDELLYADRCIVLEEGKIVADECAEEIFKRIDFLESHGIMPPQLAELSQITNSKKIFRNEEEAVQWINEIGYEIDYGAFSKIKKEEEDYFRKVSNSEPEIQLDNVSFAYNGKNYVLNNVSNEFKKGEITAIAGGNGSGKTTLIKHFNGLLKPTKGTVKLKGKDISGYNSLELAQRAGFVFQNPDCQIFSETVRAEVEFTPKLLGLSKKAIEERVDSALRAVGLSDFAEYDPFVLTKGERQKIAVASVLAAQSNIIILDEPTTGLDYNELKGMMNLLLALNKKGHTIIMVTHSMYVISNYAQRLIIMKNGEAVFDGKTRDAFENEKILSENHIKMPAVCKISAMLGCRVKNLEEFKKVFKINKYGR